In the genome of Hippoglossus hippoglossus isolate fHipHip1 chromosome 9, fHipHip1.pri, whole genome shotgun sequence, the window atttgaataaataacacCCAATCGAAATTAGGATACATTTACTAGCAGGTTATACTAACTACCCTTTTCTAATTTGTATGCATCCATCTCCATGCAGCATGTTATCACTAATTGGTTGATGTAAAATTCACTATTATgtgaaaaaaacgttttcatatATATTGTCTATCTCTATTGCACAACAAAGTCCATTAGTCACTTTgaacatgtgtatttatatggagTGGTTATCTAGCTGTTGAAGAGTGCTTATGTAGCTCATGTAGGGTTGTTCTAGCACACattttggttttctttcttaCATTCTTCTTTCATATCCTCTATTATTTAACTATAGATCATCAATTGGGTTTTCCAGGTGGGGGTTTAGGTTTGCCTGGGGGGCGTCCAGTATAATATTCTTTCTAGGGCCCAAAATCTCTAGCGGCGCCCCTGATTTCTAGCTGCTGCTGATCTGTGTATAATGTTTGATGAGgatatgtgtgttgtgtaagcTCCCTCATGTTGTTAATGGCACAGTTCATGGTATAATGAACCGTTCTCTGCATCATGCTCATGCTCACAACTGTTGACCAACACAACTATGTCAATAGTCAGAACagtgattttttaaaagaagtttAAAACAGCCTGGATTCAGAGAGGGACAGAACAGCGCCATCTTGTAATTCTGTTGGTTTCTGTGCTTAGTAACGGGATTCCATCATGTTGTGTGTCTatgctttaaaaatgaataaagctctatcacaagaaaataaacatggaataaaaaaacaaaaaaatgtaaaaccgttgaattaaaaaatattttatattttgttctttcccctaaatatttcaacaattcttcttgtatttatttctctctgtttgtccacATATGCATcttacagatttattttgtatagcATTAAACTAAAGCGTTCCCACAATGACAAGACATTTGCAATGTATTTTCTCACATGATCACTTTATGCCCCAGACACAGCTTGGATTAGccagtgtgtaatatttacTTACTATAATATATTGTTATAGTAAGTGGGgtcagttttattgttattcaaatgaaacaataactTATGTTTTTACATTGTACATAGTATTTGTTATTGCATTTATCATAGTGGGTTTTTGGTCtgtgttattaaaatgtttgtaccaTGCCTGTAAGTATTaccaaatgaaatgttttttcccctaCAGCTTATGAAGCAGCCTGACAGTCATTcatcaggtaaacatcttgtTCAGTTATCTAGTGAGATTGACTTGTGACCAGGCAAGATGTGTGAAACATCACTGTTTGAATCTCTCCTTAGGCATCCACCtcaaacagcagcaaatcaTAAACTTCACGAATCCAAGTGCCATGCTAACAGGTAAAACATTACATGCATTAGGGTCAGGTAATTGCAAGACTAGCCTTTTTTAGtatcactctctttctctctctctctcttctctctctctctctctctcctctccctccctctcctctctctctctctctctctctctctctctctctcccctctctctctcctctctctctctctctctctctctctctcctccctctcccctctctctctctctctccctctccctctctctctctctcctctcttctccctcccctctctctcctctcctctctctctctctctctctctccctctctctcctctctctccttctctctcctctcccctctccctctctctctctctctctctcctccctctctctcctctctctctcctctccctctctctctctctctctctctctctctcctccctctccctctccctctctctctcctcactctctctctctcctctctctccctctccctctctctctctctctctctctctctctctctctctctctccctccctctctctctcactctctctctcactctcactctctctctctccctctctccctccctccctccctccctctccccctctctcactccctccctctctctctctctctctccctccctctccctctccctctctctctctctctctctctctctctctctctctatctatctatctatctatctatctatctatctatctatctatctatatatatatatatatacgtacaATCAGTAAATGGAAATAATGCCTTTCTTTCTACTCTTATTCTCACCTCCAGTTGGCAGTAACATTAATAGCCAATACCTTAAATGGGAGAGTGAGTTGGGATTTGCCTACTGTCATGGAGGTTTCAACTACTACAATGAGAAGCTTGTGGTGCCCAGAGACGGCATCTACAGAGTCTTCCTGCAGATCACCTATGAGGGTGTGGATGTGTGCCTCGATGACCTGAGACTTTCtaacaatgtgttttatatacatGATAGTTACAATGACAGTGTGCCTTTGCTGTCATCAGTCGACACAGTGAATTGTAGCATGAAGCAATGGCGTAAATCCATTTATACGGCTGGTTTGTTTAAGCTGGAGGCTAACAGCAGACTACATGTGACATCATCGAACCATAGACTTATTGTAGAAGATGAAAAGCTGGTGTTCTTCGGTGCTGAACTTCTAGCTCAGTAATCTGCTCAGACAGCTAGAACCATCCAAATGAATCTTTAGTTTGCCTGTACCCTCCGCTCCATAAAACCCTCAGAAAACCAGTGAAGTTATGGTTTTCCTTAATTATTACAGGTAAGGAAAAGTCTAAACCAAGGTAGTCaagtttttctctgtttcatttgtttgtcaacTGAATATGATTCTGATTTGCAATGGAATGTGATATGTTGGTCAAATAAAGCGACCAATTTGAGGAGGTAACATTGGGATCTGGAAATAGTGGTGCATGTTAGTAtgtattttctgacatttcacagCCTCAAAAACAGATTGCAAGCAGAAATAGTAAAGGTTTAAGCTTGAGAGTGCTGAGAGATATCATGGGTATCTGCCGATTAGATTTTGACATTTCTTGTCTACAAGATGTAACCTCAGAAGGTCACCCGAAGCATTAGGATTCATTATATAAGGAAAATTCGACAGCATTCACAATGTTAGTTTTGTGCTGTTGGGTCGTTAAAAGCTAGATGCACTTAGAAATACCTGTTTTGTCTAAGGTGGATACTGTAGAGACAATTAGGAATTTCAGGTCTTTTGTTGCTGTGAGAGTTTAATCCTTTGAAAGGATAATGTGAATTGTTGTGCTCACAGGGTATAGTGAGCCCTGTCTCTATTTGGACTTCACAGGCATTCATATCACATGGTCTATCCCTCTCAGCTCAGGTTAGGGGTTGGAAATGCAATCAATGTTTACTAGTCAAGTGATTGGTAATTATTGCTAGTAACATGTACATTGTATATCACAAGCATGTTTTATCTCAAAGTAATACGTATTTTAGGACATTGGTTATTCAGTACATACCATGTAACTATGTATGTAAGCTTGTCTGGTTGGCAAAACAATACAAGGCTGAATCACTCAGTTATTATTTGTTCATGCATTACAATGTGTAGCTAGGCAACTTAGAGGGTTTGCTAAGGAAGGTCCGAATAGTTGAACAATATTTAACAGGCAGGctaacacaaataaacacacaaaacctaGCACACCCATTCTGTCCTGCTGCCATGGTAAAATATTTGTGGTATGACTAATCAGGTTTATAACCTGCTGGGCTATTATTAGGTGATACATGCAGAATGACTTTCACCAGTGACTAAGTAAAGATTGCTACCGTAGATGTGCTTTGTGTTGGAATGTTGGAAAGTATTGCAATTGATGTTGTCTTCAGAATGATGTAGaatcatatttaaaacagcGTTATGTCCACATGAGCAGTGTCTGGTTGACCCAGGCATGGCGTCAGTAGAAGAGCTGCATCAAATAGAATGCTTTGTAAAAGCCAAGAATTTAGAGCAAATTAAACCTGTTGTGTATGAAGGAGTAgcagttgtattattattattagttttagaGTCATGATGTCTAAAATCAACATATATATCCTTGGGTTTTTtcataatatttaaaattgcctttttctttaataattaTCTGTATTAGGACCATATAACATTTTACCTCCTTCATTTGGCTAAAAAACTCTGTCACCTGCAAACTTGTATGTGACAGTTTTCAATGTCACTGCAGCATGCAGTCTGGGGACGAAATAAAGTTGATGTTGGAGTTAGTCCAGAGAAATGTTGAGCAACTCTCACTCTGAGAGATCACTTGGTGAGGAAGTCCAAGATCTAGCCAGCAATGTTAGTGTCCAACCTGAAACGCTCATCAGGCATGTgaatcagcagcagagtgaTGGTTCAGACCCTGAACTCTCCTGTATATTGGAACTTCAGAAATGTTCTGTGCT includes:
- the LOC117767888 gene encoding lymphotoxin-alpha-like isoform X2, whose amino-acid sequence is MEECVCHCVADRGVHYQTTFTQLVRLKKKSRLLMAPISVVVLLLLTSAAVGLLLMFGLMKQPDSHSSGIHLKQQQIINFTNPSAMLTVGSNINSQYLKWESELGFAYCHGGFNYYNEKLVVPRDGIYRVFLQITYEGVDVCLDDLRLSNNVFYIHDSYNDSVPLLSSVDTVNCSMKQWRKSIYTAGLFKLEANSRLHVTSSNHRLIVEDEKLVFFGAELLAQ
- the LOC117767888 gene encoding lymphotoxin-alpha-like isoform X1; protein product: MEECVCHCVADRGVHYQTTFTQLVRLKKKSRLLMAPISVVVLLLLTSAAVGLLLMFGLMKQPDSHSSGIHLKQQQIINFTNPSAMLTAPVGSNINSQYLKWESELGFAYCHGGFNYYNEKLVVPRDGIYRVFLQITYEGVDVCLDDLRLSNNVFYIHDSYNDSVPLLSSVDTVNCSMKQWRKSIYTAGLFKLEANSRLHVTSSNHRLIVEDEKLVFFGAELLAQ